TGCCGCGCGTGCCGGCACTCGGCTATTGCGAGTTTTTCTATCGGTCGGAAGGGGCGGATGTCGGCTTCGCGCCGGACGACCGTCCCGACTCCGAGACGCGCAAACGCTTGCGCCTCCGCAACATCGCGCAGCTGCTGTCGCTGGAGGCGATGGATGGCGGTGTCAGCCCGACCAATTGGCAGAAGAGCCTCTATCCAGCCGACGCGCGGCAACGAATCGCCGTTTGCCATGAGGGAGTGGACACGCGCCGTTTCCGCCCCGACCCGGCGGCTTCGCTGAAGCTGCCGGACGGGCGCGTACTCAAGGCCGGCGATCCCGTCGTCACTTTCGTGGCACGGGACCTCGAGCCCTACCGGGGCTTTCCCCAGGCGCTGGAGGCGGCGGCGAAGGTCGTCCGGCGGCATCCGGACGCGCTGTTCGTCTTCGTCGGCGGCGATGGGGTGAGTTACGGCGCGCCGCCCCCTGGCGGGGGATCGTGGAAGGATCATCTGCTTGCGTCTCTGGATGTCCCGCGTGAAAGGCTCATCTTCCCCGGCGTCGTGCCGCATTCCGTGCTACGTCAGCTTTTTCAGATATCGGCGGCGCATCTCTACCTCACCTATCCCTTCGTGCTTTCCTGGTCGGTGCTTGAGGCAATGGCCTGCGGCGCTCTTGTCATCGGCTCCGATACCGCGCCGGTTCAGGAAGTCATCCGCTCCGGCCGCAACGGTCTTCTCGTCCCGTTCTTCGATACCGATGCGCTCGCCGAGACGATCGTCGGGGCATTGAACCGCCCGGACAACTTCCGCGAACTGCGCGGCGCCGCGCGCAGAACGGTCGAACAGAGGTTCCGGTTGGACGACTGCCTCGCGCGCCAGTTGACGCTGATCGGCAATCTCACCGGTCAAAATGCTGCGCAAGCGAAAGAAACGCAGTTTGTCTGAATATTGCTTCAATTTTTGAAGTATAAATACCGGGTAAAGCCCCAAGAATCTATTGTTGTGCACTGCGGAATCCACGGATATGGTTTGCTCCATGAGGTTCTGGACCGCGAATATTCCCGGACCATCATTTTTTCATCTTCTGGATAAATCGATTTATTCTGGGGTCGCTGCGTGCAAGAGTTGATGTCTTCTAACGTGAGGCAGTCGCCGGCGAAGCGAAGGCTGGTCGTGGCATCCGGTCTGGACCGGGAAAATTTCGAAGGGAGCGACATCGAGCATCTGGTTCATTTTCTCGAACCGGATGCAGCTTTGCGATTTCCCCTGCAGAACGCCTTTCCTCTTATCGCGCTTGCCTTCTCGGATGAGGGTGAAGCCGATCTGCGGGAAGGGCTCGCGTCCATCAATGCTCTTGGTACCATCCCCGAGATACCGCTTCAGCGGATCGACGCGGACGGTAAAGCGGACAGCCTTGCGCTCGTGCGGTCGCTGGTGGAGGGAGGAGTGGGTCGGCTCTCCCGTTTCACGTCGTCGGTAACCGCCGAGCTCGCCATTCTCCGGCGTGAGCGAGAAACGCTGCTCGAAAATTACCGCGCGCTGGAGGATGCCTTTCAGGCCCGCAATTGGGAACCGGTCGCGGAGATATTCGCCCACGACCCTTATGCCGACCCGAAGGACGAGGGCATCGGGCAGCTCCTTGCGACCGGCTGCGTCGAGCAGCTTCTTCCGGTCTCTAGTCTTGGCGTTGCGGGGGTCGCGCTGCACCTTCATTCCGTGCCCAGGGAGGGCGGCGAACTGGTCGTCATGCTGGGTTATGTCGAGAATGGCGAGGGCGTGGCCGAATGGACCGTGCCCTATGCGCAGCTCGCGGCAAACTGGAATTTCCTCGCCCTGCCGCGCGCTTGCGGCGGCGCCGCGAGAACGCTGCGGCTTAGAATCTCAACGGCCGGCACGGAGACTGTAGGGCTTTCACTCGGCTATCCGATCGCGAGCGAGCGGTACACAGCCCGCTCGGAAACCCCGCATCCCGATCTCGATCTCCGGCCCCTGGCGTTCCGCGTCTTTACGGGACTGCCCGGCGTCAAACCGACGCGCATGCCGAACATGATCGCTCCGACCGCCTTGCTCGAAGGCCACTTCATCGAGGATTATCGTCTGGCGGTCGAATTGCTTAGTCAGATCGTCGACGTTTCGGTCACGCCGGTCGTTCCCGAATTCCAGACCGTCCGCTTCCTCGAGCATGAGAACGCGGTCGTTTGCCACCCGCTGCCGAGTGGAATCTCCGCCGGCACGATCGGCCGCGCAGTGGAACCCGGCACCATCTCCTTCTCCGCAAGCGCGATCATCGATCACCCGAAGGGCGCACCCGCGGCCGTGAGCTTCCTGCTCGCTCCGGCGAACTCCAATGCGCGCTCGGAAGTGGCGGAACTCGCGCGCAAGGGTGCTGCCAAGCCCTCGGCCTTCTTCAGCGGCTGGCGCGAGGTCACCTCCGAGCAGGCGGTCAACGTGAACTTTCAACTGGACAAGCCCGTGCGCGAGCCGATGGACCTCATGATTCTCAGCCGCGCGGTGACGGATACGGTCGATTTCTCCTGGCTCAAGGTCTCCGGCTTCCGATTGGTAAAGCAGTCCGCAGGGGCGTCCAATGTCCGGAAATAAGGAAAACTCGGACCTGATCGTGGTGGCAATGCCGCTTTATGGCCACGCAGCCCTCGTCCTGGAGGCGATCGAGTCCGTGCTCGCTTCGAAGCTTGCCGGGTGCCGGGTGGCAGTGGTGGTGTCCGTCGATGGTGATCCGCGACAGGAGACATTCGATCAGTTGCTGCTCTATGCGGCGGCCCATCCTGCGGTTCATGTGCTTTTCGGGGCCAATGCCGGGCCGGGCGGGGCGCGCAATCGCGCGATCGACTACGTGCTCGCGAATCTGCCGGAAGCAGAGGCCGTCTATTTTCTCGATGCCGACAATCGCGTGCTGCCCGGGACCATCGAGACTCTCTACCGGCAACTGCGCGCCAGCGGCTGCGGCTGGATCTATACCAATATCGACACGTTTTCGGTGAGCTGGCGCGCCCATTACGGCAATCGCTACTCGCGGCTTCTGCACTGCATCACGGACAATATCTGCGACACCGGTTCGATGATCTCGATCGACGTTTTCCGGGCGGGGGTCCGCTTCGACGACGACAGGCAGAACGGTTTCGAGGATTGGGAGTTCTGGCTGTCCTGCATCGAGCACGGCTTCGTGGGGGCGCCGTGCCACGACACGACCTTCGAATACCGGCTGAGGGCGGAAAGCCGCTTCAAGGAGGCGAACCGCGATCGCGCCGCCTCGGTGAGCTTCCTCAGAAAGCGCCACCGGGCGCTGTTCCAGCGGCCAATGCTGGTCGATTTCGAGCACGAGGAATGCCCGCGCTATCTTTTCGCACGGACGGAAGATGCCGCCATTTCGTTCTTTACGGATCCGACCAAGACGCCCAGGCGTCTTCGCCTCGACGATATCATTCCAGCCTTCTGGGCGAGCATCGGCGAGCCTGACAACGTTCACTTCCCGCCCTTCCTGATCGCCGGAAGCGGTGCCACGCTCGATCTGCTGCTGCGCTCCCGGATGCTGCCGAACGTGCTCTCCCATCTGGAGCGCCTGAGCGAGAAGGCCAACGTGGTCTTCGTCCAGCTCGGCAACGATGCGGCTCAGCGCAAGATCGAGCCGGTCTTCCTGGAGGCCGGCGCCCAGCACAACGCACCGGCCGACCTCATCTTCCTGTCCACTTCGCTCGTGCGCGACGTCATTCATAACAAGGCGCTGGACTGGTTTGCCTCCATCGGCAACCAGCAGGTCTGGCCGACATCGGCAATTCTGAAAGTCCGCTTCCCTTTCCCGAGAAGCCTGCCGCGCCGCTCGCTCATCACGCCCCAGCAGGTGATGATCAATTGCGTCAATGCCATCGCGACCAGTCCGCTGCGGCGGACCGCCGGCAAACGCTGGACCTGGCGTCCGGCACGGCTCGTTCCCTATTCCGACCTCCACAAGGCGCTTCGCCACGAGATCGGTGGCTCGCCCGTGTTGCCGCTCGGTCATAGCGAGGGAAGCAGGAAGACCGCAGCCCTGCTTGTTCCGAATGCATCCTTCGGCGGTGCCGAGAAGGTCGTATATGCGGCCTCGCGCGAGCTGAAGGCCGCCGGCTACGAGACCCATCTCTTCGTGCTCGGCACATCCAGGATGGATGTGATCGACGAGTTCGATCAGAGCTTCGACTATATTCACTTCTGGGACCAAGGCATTCCCGCCTGGGGCGGCTCCGGCTCGTTCCTGGGGCAGGACTTCATCGCCGAGGGCCACGACGTCGATTGGGCTGCGCTCAAGGGTCAGCTTTCCGGCTTCGACCTCGTGATCAACAATCACGTCATGGCGGTGCATCCGCTTATCGCGCGGTTACGCTCGGAGGGAACGCGCACCGCCTGCTACCTTCACGTGGTCGACAATACCTCCTTCAAAAGGCCCGCCGGTCAGCCCTTCGCGGCGATTGCCCACGAGCATTGCTACGATGCCTTCCTGACCTGCTCGGAGCAGCTCAAGATCTATCTGCACAGCTTCGGCGTTCCCTATGAAAAGATCTTCGCCGTCCCCAACGGCGCGAGCTTCTCCGTGCCGCCCAAGGTTCTCGCGGAGGTGCTGTCGGTCAGGCGCATCGAACGCAAGGACGATCGGCTTCGGGTCCTCTATATGGGTCGGCTCGATCAGCAGAAGGGGATCGACCGTCTCGCTGCGGCGTTCGCCGAATTGCGGGCTTCGCGCGTGCCATTCGATGCCCGGGCGATCGGCGGGGAAATCCTCGCGGATGCCACCTTGTCGTGGACGGATCGCCTGAAGGACCTCGGCGTCGAGGTGCGCCCGCCGGTGTTCGCAAGCAAGGACCTGATCAAGGCCCTCGGTTGGGCGGATGTCCTTCTGATGCCGTCGCGCTGGGAGGGCGCTCCCTTGATGATCGCCGAGGCGCAGCAGCTCGGCTGCGTCCCGATCGCGACGGCAGTCGGTGCCGTCGACGAACTCATAACCGACGGCGAGGACGGCATCCTCATCGAGGCCGCCGCCGATCCCCAGGTGGTCCGGGACATGGCAAAGGCCATCGAGGAGGTGGCCAACAACCGCCAGATGCTCGCGCCCCTCATGGAGGGGTGCCTGAGAACGGCGGCACGCCGCTCATGGACGTCCTCCTTTTCCGAGTTCCTCGGCTGGTGCGACCGTTCCGTGAACAATTCATCGCTTTCGCGCGCAACGGTCATCCGTGGGCGCGAAGCATCCAATCCCGGAGTTGCGGCCGTGGGCTGAGGCCCCGCCGGTTTCAAGAAGAAGGGTCGATTGCATGCGTCCACGGATCCTCGTGACGGGAATTCCTGGTCATTACACGCGCCTCGCCAACGGCGCCCAGGGATTATCCGTCTCCTATTCGGAGCGACAGAAACAGCCCGAGACGAAGGAGGAGTTTCTCCAGGAGCTTCGCAATATCAGCAATACGGGAAATTACCTGATCGGCGAGGGGGCGCTGCGCGCGATTGCCCCCCATGCGAAGCAGGTCCCGTTCTGGCACCTCTATAATTGCAGCCAGAACGGCGTCGGGCTCGACGAGTTCAACGCCAATTTCGACATCTGCGTCTTCACCTGCGCGAACCTTCTGCGCAAGGGCCTGTCTGCGGATGCCGAAGCGGAAGTGCTGGGCAAGCTCAAGATGCCGATCGTCATGCTCGGCATCGGCCTGCAGAACCGCCGAGACCTTGAAAACAGCCTGCCGGAGGGCACGAAGCGGCTTCTGGACGTTCTCAAGGAGCGTGAGCACTATTTCCTGACGCGCGGGTTCGAGACCGCCGGCTTCCTCAAGGACCAAGGCTTCTCCTATGTGCAGCCGACGGGCTGCCCTTCGATCTATCTGATGCCGCACAACATGCGCACCTCGCTGAAGAAGCTGCCCAATGTACCGGTCGGCAAGGCGCGGACCATCTTCTCCGGCTATCTGGGTGCCAACCACGATTGCATCGTCGACGCCGCGGCGCTGGCGCCCGAGGGTTCGCGTCCCCAATACGTCATCCAGGACGAGTTCCTCCATTTCGACATGAACGTCGAAGCGAACGGCGACGGCCGCGTCTACGACTCCGCCTCCGGCACGATGCTCGGCGAACTGAGCTATCCGGGCACCGAAAGACTGAAAACGCCCTTCGACGTGCGGACCTTCTTCGATACGAACCAGTGGCGTGCGTGGGCGTCTTCCATGGATTTCAATTTCGGCCGGCGTTTTCACGGCTCGATCATCGCGATGCAGGCGGCCGTGCCGAGCCTGATGGTGGCAGTGGACGACCGGATGCGCGAGATGCTCGGTTACACGGGCCTGCCGGCGATCGACGCAGTCGAGGTCGACAAGGCGGAAAACCGCGCCGAATTCGTCGCCGACCACCTGGCCGGGCTCAATGCGTCCGAACTGGTCGACAGGTATTCCGATCGCGAGCGCACGTTCCGCTCGGCGCTCCGGGAGATCGGGATCGGGCAATAAATCTCCGCGAGCGTTTGCAGGCTCTAATCTCAGGTGTAATCGATGCGTATCTTGCTTACGGGAATCCCGTCCTATCTGCAGCGAACCGTCTCGGGCGTGTCCGGCGCGGAGGTTCGGCACAGGCCCTATTTCGACGAGGTCAGAACCAAGAAGGAACTGATCGAGCAGGTCAAGAAGATCGCCAATACCGGCAATTATCTGATCGGCGAGGGCGCGGCCCATGCTCTTCGCGGGCATGACGTCACCTATTTGCCCTTCTGGCATCTCGTCAACAGCAGGAACTCCGACGAGGCTTATGAAAGCCTCAACGAGGAATTCGACATCTGCGTCTTCGCTTCGGCCAACCTCCTGCGCCCGGGCTACTCGGCGGATCTCGAGGCGGAAGTCTTCGAGAAACTGAAGATGCCGGTGGTGATCATGGGGATCGGTATCCAGCGGAGGGAAGGGCTCAAGGAAAACCTGCCTGCCGGCACGCTCAAGTTCCTGGAGGTGCTTAGGAACAAAGAGAGCTTCTTCCTCACGCGCGGTTATTTCACGGCCGAGTTCCTGAGGGAACAGGGCATGAAGTTCGTGAAGCCGACGGGTTGCCCCTCGCTCTTCTTCGCGCCGGCCGAGATGAAGCGTTCGCTCGCCGCGCTCGCCAATCCGGAGCTCGCTTCCTCTCAGAAGATCGCCTTCGGAGGCTATCTCGGAAGCGTGGCCGACACGATCGTCGACGCCCACGCGCTGCTGAAACCGGACAGCGTCGCGAGCTACGTCATCCAGGATGAGGTAGTCGCCTACAATCTCTCCCTTCCCGTGGACGACGACTTGCCCGTCTACGACCGCGCTAGCGGGCGCATCACCGGCCAGACCGCCTACAAGCATTCGGAGAAATGGCAGCGCAAACACGAGCTCCTGGTGTTCTTCGACACCAATCAATGGCGAAGCTGGGTCTCCGCGCGCGATCTCTGCTTCGGCCGCCGTTTTCACGGCTGCATCATCGGCATGCAGGCGGGCGTGCCGTCGCTCATGATCGCGGTCGACGATCGCATGCGGGAAATGCTGGAATTCATCGGCTTCCCCTACATGGAGGCGGCAGTCTGGAACCGGGAGCAGGACAGGAAGGCCTATCTTGCCAGCTTCCTCTCCAAGATCGATGCGCAGGCTGTCATCGACCGGTACTCGGCCTGTGAGACCAACTTCCGCAATGCTCTGGCGCATGTCGGGCTCTAGAGCAATTCCGGGGAAAGTTCGAAGCGGTTTGCGGCCCGGAACTTCGGCGAAACGAAGAGCGGGAGCATTGCTCCTTGGCGCTTTGCTGACGCTTTCCGCACCCGCGCATGCCGATGAAGCTTCGGCGGCTCGCATTGGGGTCAATCGGATGAATCTCGCCTGGCTGTCCCGGGGCGACCAGGAGAGAATTCTGACGGACATCGCCGCCAGCGGCGCGACGGATGTCCGCCTTTCGCTTTCGCGTCCGGTGGACAAGAGTATAGAGGCGCTGGCAATCGCCCACCGGCTGGGTCTGCGGATCCTTCTCGAGATCCAGCTGGGAAACAAAAGTTACTATCCCCAGAGCGTAGGACCGAGAACGGGCCATGGCCGCATCTGGGATGTCTATCGACTGTCGGACTTGGATCTCGCCCGGTATCGCAAGGAATTGCAGCAAGCGCTTCAGCGTATCGATGCCCTCGGCGTTCGTCTTGT
The sequence above is drawn from the Sinorhizobium meliloti genome and encodes:
- a CDS encoding glycosyltransferase family 4 protein translates to MKMHVAFVHRRGFGQFAALARHLAEAGNEVTLVTETVDQRIPSVRVVRHRAEPGPQPNPHIARHLGVPDHHVRIGHRVAETFDAMGRLGQSPDIVLGHIGWGSMMFVKDVLPRVPALGYCEFFYRSEGADVGFAPDDRPDSETRKRLRLRNIAQLLSLEAMDGGVSPTNWQKSLYPADARQRIAVCHEGVDTRRFRPDPAASLKLPDGRVLKAGDPVVTFVARDLEPYRGFPQALEAAAKVVRRHPDALFVFVGGDGVSYGAPPPGGGSWKDHLLASLDVPRERLIFPGVVPHSVLRQLFQISAAHLYLTYPFVLSWSVLEAMACGALVIGSDTAPVQEVIRSGRNGLLVPFFDTDALAETIVGALNRPDNFRELRGAARRTVEQRFRLDDCLARQLTLIGNLTGQNAAQAKETQFV
- a CDS encoding polysaccharide pyruvyl transferase family protein codes for the protein MRPRILVTGIPGHYTRLANGAQGLSVSYSERQKQPETKEEFLQELRNISNTGNYLIGEGALRAIAPHAKQVPFWHLYNCSQNGVGLDEFNANFDICVFTCANLLRKGLSADAEAEVLGKLKMPIVMLGIGLQNRRDLENSLPEGTKRLLDVLKEREHYFLTRGFETAGFLKDQGFSYVQPTGCPSIYLMPHNMRTSLKKLPNVPVGKARTIFSGYLGANHDCIVDAAALAPEGSRPQYVIQDEFLHFDMNVEANGDGRVYDSASGTMLGELSYPGTERLKTPFDVRTFFDTNQWRAWASSMDFNFGRRFHGSIIAMQAAVPSLMVAVDDRMREMLGYTGLPAIDAVEVDKAENRAEFVADHLAGLNASELVDRYSDRERTFRSALREIGIGQ
- a CDS encoding glycosyltransferase; the protein is MSGNKENSDLIVVAMPLYGHAALVLEAIESVLASKLAGCRVAVVVSVDGDPRQETFDQLLLYAAAHPAVHVLFGANAGPGGARNRAIDYVLANLPEAEAVYFLDADNRVLPGTIETLYRQLRASGCGWIYTNIDTFSVSWRAHYGNRYSRLLHCITDNICDTGSMISIDVFRAGVRFDDDRQNGFEDWEFWLSCIEHGFVGAPCHDTTFEYRLRAESRFKEANRDRAASVSFLRKRHRALFQRPMLVDFEHEECPRYLFARTEDAAISFFTDPTKTPRRLRLDDIIPAFWASIGEPDNVHFPPFLIAGSGATLDLLLRSRMLPNVLSHLERLSEKANVVFVQLGNDAAQRKIEPVFLEAGAQHNAPADLIFLSTSLVRDVIHNKALDWFASIGNQQVWPTSAILKVRFPFPRSLPRRSLITPQQVMINCVNAIATSPLRRTAGKRWTWRPARLVPYSDLHKALRHEIGGSPVLPLGHSEGSRKTAALLVPNASFGGAEKVVYAASRELKAAGYETHLFVLGTSRMDVIDEFDQSFDYIHFWDQGIPAWGGSGSFLGQDFIAEGHDVDWAALKGQLSGFDLVINNHVMAVHPLIARLRSEGTRTACYLHVVDNTSFKRPAGQPFAAIAHEHCYDAFLTCSEQLKIYLHSFGVPYEKIFAVPNGASFSVPPKVLAEVLSVRRIERKDDRLRVLYMGRLDQQKGIDRLAAAFAELRASRVPFDARAIGGEILADATLSWTDRLKDLGVEVRPPVFASKDLIKALGWADVLLMPSRWEGAPLMIAEAQQLGCVPIATAVGAVDELITDGEDGILIEAAADPQVVRDMAKAIEEVANNRQMLAPLMEGCLRTAARRSWTSSFSEFLGWCDRSVNNSSLSRATVIRGREASNPGVAAVG
- a CDS encoding polysaccharide pyruvyl transferase family protein yields the protein MRILLTGIPSYLQRTVSGVSGAEVRHRPYFDEVRTKKELIEQVKKIANTGNYLIGEGAAHALRGHDVTYLPFWHLVNSRNSDEAYESLNEEFDICVFASANLLRPGYSADLEAEVFEKLKMPVVIMGIGIQRREGLKENLPAGTLKFLEVLRNKESFFLTRGYFTAEFLREQGMKFVKPTGCPSLFFAPAEMKRSLAALANPELASSQKIAFGGYLGSVADTIVDAHALLKPDSVASYVIQDEVVAYNLSLPVDDDLPVYDRASGRITGQTAYKHSEKWQRKHELLVFFDTNQWRSWVSARDLCFGRRFHGCIIGMQAGVPSLMIAVDDRMREMLEFIGFPYMEAAVWNREQDRKAYLASFLSKIDAQAVIDRYSACETNFRNALAHVGL
- a CDS encoding DUF6212 domain-containing protein, encoding MSSNVRQSPAKRRLVVASGLDRENFEGSDIEHLVHFLEPDAALRFPLQNAFPLIALAFSDEGEADLREGLASINALGTIPEIPLQRIDADGKADSLALVRSLVEGGVGRLSRFTSSVTAELAILRRERETLLENYRALEDAFQARNWEPVAEIFAHDPYADPKDEGIGQLLATGCVEQLLPVSSLGVAGVALHLHSVPREGGELVVMLGYVENGEGVAEWTVPYAQLAANWNFLALPRACGGAARTLRLRISTAGTETVGLSLGYPIASERYTARSETPHPDLDLRPLAFRVFTGLPGVKPTRMPNMIAPTALLEGHFIEDYRLAVELLSQIVDVSVTPVVPEFQTVRFLEHENAVVCHPLPSGISAGTIGRAVEPGTISFSASAIIDHPKGAPAAVSFLLAPANSNARSEVAELARKGAAKPSAFFSGWREVTSEQAVNVNFQLDKPVREPMDLMILSRAVTDTVDFSWLKVSGFRLVKQSAGASNVRK